Proteins from a genomic interval of Pristis pectinata isolate sPriPec2 chromosome 9, sPriPec2.1.pri, whole genome shotgun sequence:
- the LOC127574511 gene encoding peptidase inhibitor 15-like: MRLGSTLSLIRLLCALQGTSAFISVNVSDKLLSSNFSGKELSWRKYPGPESVPKTRRRRYISQNDISVILDYHNKVRGRVIPPAANMEYMVWDENLAKSAESWAAMCIWDHGPKYLLRFLGQNLSVRSGRYRNILQLVKPWYDEVKDYSFPYPQDCNPRCPLKCYGPVCTHYTQMVWATSNRIGCAIHTCNNMYVWGSTWRRAIYLVCNYAPKGNWIGEAPYKVGMPCSACPPSYGGTCNNNQCFPRVTSNYLYWFK, translated from the exons ATGAGGCTCGGCTCCACACTAAGTTTAATCAGGTTACTGTGCGCTCTGCAGGGAACAAGtgcatttatttcagtaaatGTCAGCGACAAGCTCCTTTCATCAAACTTCAGCGGGAAAGAATTGTCTTGGAGAAAATATCCGGGACCCGAGAGTGTCCCTAAAACCAGACGGAGGCGATACATCTCCCAGAATGACATCTCGGTTATTCTCGATTACCACAATAAAGTTCGAGGTCGTGTCATCCCACCTGCTGCAAACATGGAGTACATG GTCTGGGATGAAAATCTAGCGAAGTCTGCTGAGTCTTGGGCTGCCATGTGTATCTGGGACCATGGACCAAAATACTTACTGAGATTCCTTGGACAAAATCTCTCAGTTCGCTCTGGACG CTATCGAAATATTCTACAGCTAGTAAAACCTTGGTACGATGAAGTGAAGGATTACAGTTTTCCATATCCTCAAGACTGTAACCCCAGATGTCCCCTGAAATGTTATGGACCAGTGTGCACTCACTACACCCAG ATGGTTTGGGCAACATCCAACCGAATAGGGTGCGCAATCCACACCTGCAACAATATGTATGTCTGGGGGTCCACATGGCGACGTGCTATTTACCTTGTATGCAACTATGCTCCAAA GGGAAACTGGATTGGAGAAGCGCCGTATAAAGTTGGAATGCCCTGCTCAGCCTGTCCACCCAGTTATGGAGGAACCTGCAACAACAATCAGTGCTTTCCACGAGTAACTTCGAACTACTTATACTGGTTCAAGTGA